Proteins from a single region of Haloarcula laminariae:
- a CDS encoding hydantoinase B/oxoprolinase family protein, whose amino-acid sequence MSDDHRQDDGPDSDAPDTDIDPVTLEILRNQLESVATEMGHVLIRGAYSPNIKERQDCSTALFDASGRMVAQAEHIPVHLGAMPDAVEIVLEKDPQPGDVFIVNDPFAGGTHLPDITLVSTIAPRDEVIGFAVSRAHHADVGGSAPGSMPPGAREIYEEGLRLPAVRLVDGGEPNAAVHDLIRANVRTPDERAADLRAQRAANDRAEERIGELLDEHGETLLDAFDAVIEYSRDRVEAELAELPDGTYRARDVLEGDGVTDEDIPIQAAVTVDGTSIDVDFAGTADQVDGNLNAPLSVAKSAVYFVVRAITDPEIPPNHGCYEPVSVSAPDGSVLNPNPPAAVVGGNVETSQRVTDVTLAALATAVPNKVPAGGQGTMNNLIIGDRSGDFTYYETIGGGFGARPDKDGMDGVQVGMTNTLNTPVEAMETEYPLRVERYALRPGSGGDGRYRGGLGLERTVTVETDATVSLLTERRRTAPAGVDGGDDGATGENLVDGEAVPAKASLDVEAGTTVSILTPGGGGHGDPADRDPNARERDRRDGKVDSR is encoded by the coding sequence ATGAGCGACGACCACAGACAGGACGACGGACCCGATAGCGACGCCCCGGACACGGATATCGACCCCGTGACCCTGGAGATACTCCGAAACCAGCTGGAGAGCGTCGCCACGGAGATGGGCCACGTGCTCATCCGCGGCGCGTACTCCCCGAACATCAAGGAGCGACAGGACTGCTCGACTGCGCTGTTTGACGCGTCGGGCCGGATGGTCGCGCAGGCGGAACACATCCCGGTCCACCTCGGCGCGATGCCCGACGCGGTCGAGATAGTCCTCGAAAAGGACCCCCAGCCGGGCGACGTCTTCATCGTCAACGACCCCTTCGCCGGCGGGACGCACCTCCCCGATATCACGCTGGTTTCGACCATCGCGCCCCGGGACGAGGTAATCGGCTTCGCGGTCTCGCGGGCACACCACGCCGACGTCGGCGGCAGCGCGCCCGGGAGTATGCCGCCGGGCGCCCGGGAGATATACGAGGAGGGGCTTCGCCTGCCGGCGGTCCGGCTCGTCGACGGCGGCGAGCCCAACGCGGCGGTCCACGACCTCATCCGCGCCAACGTCCGGACGCCGGACGAGCGGGCGGCGGACCTGCGGGCCCAGCGCGCCGCCAACGACCGGGCGGAGGAACGCATCGGCGAGCTCCTGGACGAACACGGGGAGACGCTGCTCGACGCGTTCGACGCCGTCATCGAGTACTCCCGCGACCGCGTCGAGGCCGAACTCGCCGAGCTTCCCGACGGCACGTACCGAGCGCGTGACGTGCTCGAAGGGGACGGCGTGACCGACGAGGACATCCCGATACAGGCCGCCGTTACCGTCGACGGAACGTCGATAGACGTCGACTTCGCCGGGACGGCCGACCAGGTGGACGGCAACCTCAACGCGCCGCTGTCGGTGGCAAAGAGCGCGGTCTACTTCGTCGTTCGCGCCATCACCGACCCCGAGATACCGCCGAACCACGGCTGCTACGAGCCGGTCTCGGTGTCTGCGCCGGACGGCTCCGTCCTCAACCCGAACCCGCCCGCGGCGGTCGTCGGCGGCAACGTCGAGACGAGCCAGCGGGTCACGGACGTCACGCTGGCGGCGCTGGCGACGGCGGTTCCGAACAAGGTCCCCGCCGGCGGCCAGGGGACGATGAACAACCTCATCATCGGCGACCGGAGCGGGGACTTCACCTACTACGAGACGATAGGCGGCGGCTTTGGCGCCCGCCCGGACAAGGACGGGATGGACGGCGTCCAGGTCGGAATGACGAACACGCTCAACACGCCTGTCGAGGCGATGGAGACCGAGTACCCGCTCCGCGTCGAGCGGTACGCGCTCCGGCCGGGAAGCGGCGGTGACGGTCGGTACCGGGGCGGCCTCGGCCTCGAACGGACCGTGACCGTCGAGACCGATGCCACCGTCTCGCTGCTGACCGAGCGCCGGCGGACCGCCCCCGCCGGCGTCGACGGCGGTGACGACGGCGCGACCGGGGAGAACCTCGTCGACGGTGAGGCGGTCCCCGCGAAGGCGTCGCTCGACGTCGAGGCGGGCACGACCGTCTCGATTCTGACGCCGGGCGGCGGCGGGCACGGCGACCCGGCCGACCGTGACCCGAACGCGCGGGAACGCGACCGCCGCGACGGGAAGGTGGACAGTCGATGA
- a CDS encoding maleate cis-trans isomerase family protein, giving the protein MTRVGAVVPSSNTTAEPEFRSALPESATVHAARMPLEDVTASALDAMADDADRAASLLSDASVDGVVYACTTGSLLHGSGFDAQLESRLSEAADAPAVATALSVVRALDALDADRVAVATPYAGELNELEREYLTENGFEVVSLDGHGIVENTAIGELRTSDAKRQGRAVLSEAPDADALFLSCTNYRSVPALAPLEAEFDVPVVSSNAAAVWDLCSRLGVSPDLDIRLADREPVDGA; this is encoded by the coding sequence ATGACCCGCGTCGGCGCCGTCGTCCCCTCCTCGAACACCACCGCCGAACCGGAGTTCCGTAGCGCGCTCCCCGAGTCGGCCACCGTGCACGCGGCGCGGATGCCGCTCGAAGACGTGACGGCCTCGGCGCTCGACGCGATGGCCGACGACGCCGACCGGGCGGCCTCGCTGCTCTCGGACGCGTCGGTCGACGGCGTCGTCTACGCCTGCACCACCGGCAGTCTGCTGCACGGCTCCGGCTTCGACGCACAGTTAGAGTCCCGGCTGTCCGAGGCTGCCGACGCCCCCGCGGTCGCGACCGCGCTCTCGGTCGTCCGCGCGCTGGACGCGCTGGACGCGGACCGGGTCGCCGTCGCGACCCCGTACGCGGGGGAGCTGAACGAACTGGAACGGGAGTACCTGACGGAGAACGGCTTCGAGGTCGTCTCGCTGGACGGGCACGGCATCGTCGAGAACACGGCTATCGGCGAACTGCGCACGTCGGACGCGAAACGCCAGGGCCGGGCCGTCCTCTCCGAGGCGCCGGACGCCGACGCGCTGTTTCTCTCGTGTACGAACTACCGGTCGGTGCCGGCGCTGGCCCCGCTTGAGGCGGAGTTCGACGTCCCCGTCGTTTCGAGCAACGCGGCGGCCGTCTGGGACCTGTGTAGCCGGCTCGGCGTGTCGCCGGACCTGGATATCCGACTGGCGGACAGGGAACCGGTAGACGGCGCCTGA
- a CDS encoding AzlD family protein: MTASLQLSPTVVAVIVGMSVATYVTKAGGLWVLNRVTVSDRVEAGLDVLPGAIIVSILGPELLDAGPVEWGASAVVLVVMVRTENVLLALLSGLAVVLSLRAVV, encoded by the coding sequence TTGACAGCTAGCCTCCAGCTCAGCCCGACCGTCGTGGCGGTCATCGTCGGCATGAGCGTCGCGACGTACGTCACGAAGGCGGGCGGCCTGTGGGTCCTCAACCGCGTCACGGTCTCGGACCGGGTCGAAGCCGGCCTCGACGTGTTGCCCGGCGCCATCATCGTCTCGATTCTCGGCCCCGAGTTACTGGACGCGGGCCCCGTGGAGTGGGGCGCGTCTGCCGTCGTCCTGGTCGTGATGGTGCGGACCGAGAACGTCCTGCTCGCGCTACTCAGCGGCCTGGCGGTCGTGCTCTCCCTGCGAGCGGTCGTGTAG
- a CDS encoding AzlC family ABC transporter permease → MSDSTQQESGDGAEPAVEFSLSGVRNGFTEGTPIALGVAGYGVVFGVLARQAGLSVAEAALMSATVLAGAAQVITIELWDTPVPVLAVIGTTFIVNLRYALMGAALRPWFSQLSPAKAYGSVFFTADENWALTMGKLRSGSRQGAYLLGSGLAMWVFWVLSTVVGAVAGSVVSDPATYGLDFVLTAVFVAISVGLWDGKSDLGPWVTAFAVAALGAELLPGRWHILLGGLAGCLVEVVRFDS, encoded by the coding sequence ATGAGTGACAGCACACAGCAGGAGTCGGGCGACGGGGCGGAACCGGCCGTCGAGTTCTCGCTGTCCGGCGTCCGGAATGGGTTCACCGAGGGGACCCCAATCGCGCTCGGGGTCGCCGGCTACGGCGTCGTCTTCGGTGTGCTCGCCCGGCAGGCCGGGCTGAGTGTCGCCGAGGCGGCGCTGATGAGCGCGACGGTTCTGGCCGGGGCGGCGCAGGTCATCACCATCGAGCTGTGGGACACGCCGGTTCCCGTCCTCGCGGTCATCGGGACGACGTTCATCGTCAACCTCCGCTACGCCCTGATGGGGGCGGCGCTGCGCCCCTGGTTCAGCCAGCTCTCGCCGGCGAAGGCCTACGGGAGCGTCTTCTTCACCGCGGACGAGAACTGGGCGCTGACGATGGGGAAGTTGCGGTCCGGGAGCCGCCAGGGCGCGTATCTCCTCGGGAGCGGGCTCGCCATGTGGGTGTTCTGGGTCCTCTCGACGGTCGTCGGCGCGGTCGCCGGGAGCGTCGTCAGCGATCCGGCGACCTACGGGCTCGACTTCGTGCTCACGGCCGTGTTCGTCGCTATCTCCGTCGGCCTCTGGGACGGGAAGTCGGATCTGGGCCCGTGGGTGACCGCCTTCGCGGTCGCCGCACTCGGCGCGGAGTTGCTCCCCGGCCGCTGGCATATCCTGCTCGGCGGCCTCGCCGGCTGTCTCGTGGAGGTGGTTCGCTTTGACAGCTAG
- the ppsA gene encoding phosphoenolpyruvate synthase encodes MSVAWLTAVGASDIDTVGGKAASLGELTEHGLPIPDGFTVTAGAYRRFITETEIAEELFEAIDIDVEDSRALAEAEQQARKLILDAPWPDEIRSDVLSAFDDLGEDSVVAVRSSATAEDLPDASFAGQQDTYLNITREELLDRIKRCWASLFTQRALYYREEQGFDHAEVDIAVVVQRMVDADKSGVLFTSHPSTGERQLTVEAAWGLGEAVVSGSVSPDHYTYDRETDAVESVTVSTKKVMHVRDPETGETVETEVPEAKRDERVLSDDELHDLSEIGELVEEHYGEPQDVEWAISNGSIYLLQSRPITTIDAEAGDEGTKTAGTPDGQDDSVLVDGLGASPGTATGTVRVVGTLDQLDKVNQGDIIVTEMTTPDMVPAMKRAGALVTDEGGMTSHAAIVSRELGVPAVVGAETGTSTLTDDQLVSVDGDRGIVADGQQAPASDGDAESQQSAAGPSGPAAKPMTATDVKVNVSIPEAAERAASTGADGVGLLRMEHMVLSTNETPAHYVANHGEDAFVSSLVDGMRTVAEAFYPRPVRIRTLDAPTDEFRKLEGGEDEPAEHNPMLGYRGIRRSLDEPETFRLQLRAFQKLYEMGYDNVELMFPLVNDGEDVRRAREQMEAVGIDPDKRDWGAMVETPASALCAEDICEAGVDFVSFGTNDLTQYTLAVDRNNGTVADRYDELHPAVVRLMRETIATCRDHDVATSICGQAASNPKMIQELVDAGISSISVNVDAAHDAQREAKRVEQHLILESVRE; translated from the coding sequence ATGTCAGTAGCTTGGCTGACCGCAGTAGGTGCCAGTGACATCGATACCGTCGGCGGGAAGGCGGCATCCCTGGGCGAGCTGACCGAACACGGCCTGCCGATTCCGGACGGGTTCACCGTCACGGCGGGCGCCTATCGGCGCTTTATCACGGAGACGGAGATCGCCGAGGAGCTGTTCGAGGCGATAGACATCGACGTGGAGGATTCCCGCGCGCTGGCCGAGGCCGAACAGCAGGCCCGGAAGCTTATTCTCGACGCCCCGTGGCCCGACGAGATCCGGTCCGACGTGCTCTCGGCCTTCGACGACCTGGGCGAGGACTCGGTCGTCGCCGTTCGCTCCTCGGCCACCGCCGAGGACCTCCCGGACGCGAGCTTCGCCGGCCAGCAGGACACGTATCTCAACATCACCCGCGAGGAGCTGCTCGACCGAATCAAGCGCTGCTGGGCGTCGCTTTTCACCCAGCGGGCGCTCTACTACCGCGAGGAGCAGGGGTTCGACCACGCCGAGGTGGACATCGCGGTCGTCGTCCAGCGGATGGTCGACGCCGACAAATCGGGCGTCCTCTTTACCAGCCACCCCTCGACCGGCGAGCGACAGCTCACCGTCGAGGCCGCCTGGGGGCTCGGCGAGGCCGTCGTCTCCGGCTCCGTCTCGCCCGACCACTACACCTACGACCGGGAGACCGACGCCGTCGAGTCGGTGACGGTCTCGACGAAGAAGGTGATGCACGTCAGGGACCCCGAGACCGGCGAGACCGTCGAGACGGAGGTCCCCGAGGCAAAGCGGGACGAGCGCGTCCTCTCCGACGACGAGCTACACGACCTGAGCGAAATCGGCGAGCTCGTCGAGGAACACTACGGTGAGCCACAGGACGTCGAGTGGGCCATCAGCAACGGCAGCATCTACCTCCTGCAGTCCCGGCCGATTACGACTATCGACGCGGAGGCGGGCGACGAGGGGACCAAGACGGCGGGCACTCCCGACGGGCAAGACGACTCCGTCCTCGTGGACGGACTCGGCGCGAGTCCGGGGACCGCAACCGGGACGGTGCGGGTCGTCGGCACCCTCGACCAGCTCGACAAGGTGAACCAGGGCGACATCATCGTCACGGAGATGACGACGCCGGACATGGTGCCCGCGATGAAACGCGCCGGGGCGCTCGTCACCGACGAGGGCGGGATGACCAGTCACGCCGCAATCGTCTCCCGCGAGCTCGGCGTGCCCGCGGTCGTCGGCGCCGAGACGGGGACGTCGACGCTCACAGACGACCAGCTCGTCAGCGTCGACGGCGACCGGGGCATCGTGGCCGACGGCCAGCAGGCCCCCGCGAGCGACGGCGACGCCGAGAGCCAGCAGTCCGCGGCGGGACCGAGCGGCCCGGCCGCGAAGCCGATGACCGCGACGGACGTCAAGGTGAACGTCTCGATTCCCGAGGCGGCAGAGCGGGCCGCCAGCACGGGCGCGGACGGCGTCGGGCTGCTCCGGATGGAACACATGGTGCTGTCCACGAACGAGACGCCGGCCCACTACGTGGCCAACCACGGCGAGGACGCCTTCGTCAGCTCGCTGGTCGACGGGATGCGGACCGTCGCCGAAGCGTTCTACCCCCGCCCGGTCCGCATCCGGACCCTCGACGCCCCGACCGACGAGTTCCGCAAGCTGGAGGGCGGCGAGGACGAGCCGGCCGAACACAACCCGATGCTGGGCTACCGCGGTATCCGGCGCTCGCTCGACGAGCCCGAGACCTTCCGGCTGCAGCTGCGGGCGTTCCAGAAGCTCTACGAGATGGGCTACGACAACGTCGAGCTGATGTTCCCGCTGGTCAACGACGGCGAGGACGTCCGTCGGGCCCGCGAGCAGATGGAGGCCGTCGGCATCGACCCCGACAAGCGCGACTGGGGCGCGATGGTCGAGACACCCGCCAGCGCGCTGTGTGCCGAGGACATCTGTGAGGCCGGCGTCGACTTCGTCTCCTTCGGGACGAACGACCTCACGCAGTACACGCTCGCCGTCGACCGCAACAACGGCACCGTCGCCGACCGCTACGACGAGCTCCACCCCGCCGTCGTCCGCCTGATGCGCGAGACGATAGCCACCTGCCGGGACCACGACGTCGCGACGAGCATCTGCGGGCAGGCCGCCTCGAACCCGAAGATGATACAGGAACTCGTCGACGCCGGCATCAGCTCGATAAGCGTCAACGTCGACGCCGCACACGACGCCCAGCGCGAGGCGAAGCGCGTCGAGCAACACCTCATCCTCGAATCCGTCCGGGAGTGA
- a CDS encoding D-2-hydroxyacid dehydrogenase, giving the protein MSEVDVLVLDQTIHGMSTRNYRDVLRERLPEMQVELAATPSEYEELLPRARIVTGFEIDADDVERATNLERFVCTFAGTDHLPLDALAANDVAISNASGVHGPNAAEQVLAYVLSFARNLDRGWRQSDAGTWNHYRTGELYGSTVTVVGMGSIGGAILDRLEPFGVDTIGVRNTPSKGGNADEVVGFGDVPEIMPRTDYLILACPLTEKTERLVDEATLDLLSPESVLVNIARGEVVETDALVQALKTNELRAAALDVTDPEPLPDGHPLWNLDNCLVTPHNVGHTPRYWDRMADIMVEDIA; this is encoded by the coding sequence ATGTCAGAAGTCGACGTGTTAGTCCTCGACCAGACGATTCACGGGATGTCGACGCGGAACTACCGGGACGTGCTTCGGGAGCGGTTGCCGGAGATGCAGGTCGAACTCGCCGCGACCCCCTCGGAGTACGAGGAACTGCTCCCCCGGGCCAGGATAGTCACCGGGTTCGAGATAGACGCCGACGACGTGGAGCGCGCGACGAACCTCGAACGGTTCGTCTGTACGTTCGCCGGGACCGACCATCTCCCGCTCGACGCGCTCGCCGCCAACGACGTGGCCATCTCGAACGCGTCCGGCGTCCACGGCCCCAACGCCGCGGAACAGGTCCTCGCGTACGTCCTCTCCTTTGCTCGTAACCTCGACCGGGGCTGGCGACAGAGCGACGCGGGCACGTGGAACCACTACCGGACCGGGGAGCTGTACGGGTCGACGGTGACCGTCGTGGGCATGGGCTCCATCGGCGGCGCGATACTCGACCGGCTGGAGCCGTTCGGCGTCGACACCATCGGCGTCCGGAACACGCCCTCGAAGGGCGGCAACGCCGACGAGGTCGTCGGGTTCGGGGACGTCCCCGAAATCATGCCCCGGACGGACTACCTGATTCTGGCTTGCCCGCTCACCGAGAAGACCGAGCGGTTGGTCGACGAGGCGACGCTCGACCTGCTCTCGCCGGAAAGCGTCCTCGTCAACATCGCACGCGGCGAGGTCGTCGAGACGGACGCGCTGGTCCAGGCCCTGAAGACGAACGAACTCCGTGCGGCGGCCCTCGACGTGACCGACCCGGAACCGCTGCCGGACGGCCACCCGCTCTGGAACCTCGACAACTGCCTGGTGACGCCACACAACGTCGGTCACACGCCCCGGTACTGGGACCGGATGGCCGACATCATGGTCGAGGACATCGCCTGA
- a CDS encoding helix-turn-helix domain-containing protein, giving the protein MTDSTPDSGDPSAAPQEAQFSVEAVLTVFRDRSDAARPLTANDVMDELGCSRRTAHNKLNALVEREVLETRKVGARSRVWWLPIPNSGTAAAERAPVAEPTVDTEVANAELPGSGELLKQRREALQAAYDYVSEHPNATKSEFLTEVFPDYPAGCKTADEWWKIIEPALTDLPTVDVETDRGHVWRFVKG; this is encoded by the coding sequence ATGACCGATTCCACACCAGACTCGGGTGACCCCTCGGCGGCCCCGCAGGAGGCGCAGTTCTCGGTGGAGGCCGTCTTAACCGTCTTCCGTGATCGGTCTGACGCCGCTCGTCCCCTGACTGCGAACGACGTGATGGACGAGCTGGGGTGTTCGCGGCGGACGGCACACAACAAACTGAACGCGCTCGTCGAACGCGAGGTCCTCGAGACCCGCAAGGTCGGCGCGCGGAGTCGGGTGTGGTGGCTCCCGATTCCGAACTCGGGGACCGCGGCCGCCGAGCGGGCGCCGGTCGCCGAGCCGACCGTCGACACGGAGGTCGCCAACGCGGAACTCCCCGGTTCGGGGGAGCTGCTGAAGCAGCGCCGCGAGGCGCTGCAGGCGGCCTACGACTACGTGAGCGAACACCCGAACGCGACGAAGTCCGAGTTCCTCACCGAGGTGTTCCCCGACTATCCGGCGGGGTGTAAGACGGCCGACGAGTGGTGGAAGATAATCGAGCCGGCGCTTACCGACCTGCCCACCGTGGACGTAGAGACCGACCGCG